A portion of the Aquamicrobium sp. genome contains these proteins:
- a CDS encoding branched-chain amino acid ABC transporter permease: protein MLETILQVLTAGLTLGCLLGLMCMGLSMIFGVMRIINFAQGDFLMIGAYTALFVTTLVLGRSAFGPATPFVATLMITPLMLVVGYGIYRVFLADLTERPGMSDDVRHSAQLMITLGLSLILQNGGLMLLGTEPQAVYTRWSSQAWIVELSGGDILWFFNKARTVSALIALAIVAIVLVIMNRTTLGRAVRAAADDPQAARYCGISIRTVYCIVFALGTLVTALAGSMMASFYPFQPFIGGEFVLIMYAGVVLGGMGSLGGAFWGGLIMGSLQQLSTLVLPQQLQNATIFVVFLLLLILRPNGIFGRNTERA from the coding sequence ATGCTTGAAACGATACTGCAGGTCTTGACCGCCGGGCTGACGCTCGGCTGCCTGCTGGGGCTGATGTGCATGGGGCTGAGCATGATCTTCGGGGTCATGCGCATCATCAATTTCGCGCAGGGCGACTTCCTGATGATCGGCGCCTACACCGCGCTGTTCGTCACGACGCTGGTCCTCGGGCGCAGCGCATTCGGCCCGGCCACTCCCTTCGTCGCCACGCTGATGATCACGCCGCTGATGCTCGTCGTCGGTTACGGCATCTATCGCGTGTTCCTCGCGGACCTGACCGAGCGGCCCGGAATGTCCGACGACGTGCGCCACAGCGCGCAGCTGATGATCACGCTCGGCCTGTCGCTCATCCTCCAGAACGGCGGGCTGATGCTGCTCGGCACCGAGCCGCAGGCGGTCTACACCAGATGGTCCTCGCAGGCCTGGATCGTCGAGCTGAGCGGCGGCGACATCCTGTGGTTCTTCAACAAGGCGCGCACGGTTTCGGCGCTGATCGCGCTCGCCATTGTCGCCATCGTCCTCGTCATCATGAACCGCACGACGCTCGGCCGGGCGGTGCGCGCGGCGGCCGACGATCCGCAGGCCGCGCGATACTGCGGCATCTCGATCCGCACGGTCTATTGCATCGTCTTCGCGCTGGGCACGCTGGTGACCGCGCTGGCCGGCAGCATGATGGCCTCGTTCTATCCCTTCCAGCCCTTCATCGGCGGCGAGTTCGTCCTGATCATGTATGCCGGCGTCGTCCTCGGCGGCATGGGCTCGCTCGGCGGCGCGTTCTGGGGCGGGCTGATCATGGGCTCGCTGCAGCAGCTCTCCACGCTTGTCCTGCCGCAGCAGCTTCAGAATGCGACGATCTTCGTGGTGTTCCTGCTGCTCCTGATCCTGCGTCCGAACGGAATCTTCGGCCGCAACACGGAGCGCGCGTGA
- a CDS encoding MaoC/PaaZ C-terminal domain-containing protein yields the protein MAALIDRAALGVGPSALFFEDLVEGREWVTPRRTITETDIVMFAGMTGDFNPVHTDEEFARTTPFGGRVLHGPAVFAIATGLEFRLGIKEGTALAFLGMEWNLKAPVRIGDTIHVFQKVQSARPTRNPERGIVNFWVEVRNQDGDVCQEGVWKVMFRTLPQPAG from the coding sequence ATGGCAGCATTGATCGATCGCGCGGCACTTGGCGTCGGGCCGTCCGCACTGTTTTTCGAGGACCTGGTCGAGGGCCGGGAATGGGTGACGCCGCGGCGCACGATCACCGAGACGGACATCGTGATGTTCGCCGGCATGACCGGCGACTTCAACCCGGTCCATACCGACGAGGAGTTCGCCAGGACGACGCCGTTCGGCGGGCGGGTGCTGCACGGCCCGGCCGTCTTCGCCATCGCCACCGGGCTCGAGTTCCGCCTCGGCATCAAGGAGGGAACCGCGCTCGCCTTCCTCGGGATGGAGTGGAACCTGAAGGCGCCGGTGCGCATCGGCGACACGATCCACGTGTTCCAGAAAGTCCAGTCCGCGCGCCCGACGCGCAATCCCGAGCGCGGGATCGTCAATTTCTGGGTCGAGGTCCGCAATCAGGACGGAGACGTGTGCCAGGAAGGGGTGTGGAAGGTGATGTTCCGCACCCTGCCGCAGCCGGCTGGCTGA
- a CDS encoding TetR/AcrR family transcriptional regulator, with the protein MARTVREELKARKQAYVQEEILNSAERLFAERGIRAVSIDDIANNLGYTKSVVYYYFKNKNQLLWEIFERIHAAWDGQMKELYTRTDLAPADKLAAMTRQYGINVLQNRAWTTIYFRDEGELTREQQKLLYEWKQHFDNILRNVYLEGVEKGVFKSMPPYVVVGGIIGASNFLRVWFRDTGKMTIEEVSEANVALLLGGLLVGRSCKAPRSG; encoded by the coding sequence ATGGCCCGAACCGTCCGCGAGGAACTCAAGGCTCGGAAGCAGGCTTATGTCCAGGAAGAGATTCTCAACTCCGCCGAACGCCTGTTTGCGGAACGGGGCATCCGCGCGGTGTCGATCGACGACATCGCCAACAACCTCGGCTACACGAAGTCGGTCGTCTACTACTACTTCAAGAACAAGAACCAGCTGCTGTGGGAGATATTCGAGCGCATCCACGCCGCCTGGGACGGGCAGATGAAGGAGCTGTACACCCGCACGGACCTCGCCCCGGCCGACAAGCTCGCCGCGATGACGCGCCAGTACGGCATCAACGTCCTGCAGAACCGGGCCTGGACGACGATCTACTTCCGCGACGAGGGCGAACTCACCAGGGAGCAGCAGAAGCTGCTCTACGAATGGAAGCAGCATTTCGACAACATCCTGAGAAACGTCTATCTCGAGGGCGTCGAAAAGGGCGTCTTCAAATCCATGCCCCCCTACGTCGTCGTCGGCGGCATCATCGGGGCGTCCAACTTCCTGCGCGTCTGGTTCCGCGACACCGGCAAGATGACCATCGAGGAAGTCAGCGAAGCCAACGTCGCGCTCCTGCTCGGCGGCCTGCTGGTCGGACGATCCTGCAAGGCGCCCAGGAGCGGGTGA
- a CDS encoding IclR family transcriptional regulator, whose product MPSDPDNPQKRVSGASSIDAALHLLLAMSAYREPVALSELARGCGMPPSKAHRYLAAFMAAGLVEQTGRSGRYFLGKMAMQIGLAAIARHDFVNAAADSLAELCADTGLTALLSVWGNNGATVVRWERAASPTVTSMGLGTTLPLLTSATGRAFLAWAPPNTVLALRESEVRRIKRNPQLQMDFDVSAQGIAAMIEGIRKDGFASVDGRFIPGLVAAAAPILDWQGEAQAVVTLVGTDPCLTNPGSGKLEALMAYCRERSIVAQGEGSSGQR is encoded by the coding sequence TTGCCCAGCGATCCTGACAATCCGCAAAAGCGCGTGTCCGGCGCCAGCTCCATCGACGCGGCGCTGCATCTCCTTTTGGCGATGTCGGCCTATCGCGAGCCGGTCGCCCTGTCCGAGCTTGCCCGCGGTTGCGGCATGCCGCCGAGCAAGGCCCATCGCTATCTCGCGGCGTTCATGGCGGCCGGCCTCGTCGAGCAGACCGGGCGGTCCGGGCGCTATTTCCTCGGCAAGATGGCGATGCAGATCGGGCTGGCCGCCATCGCGCGCCACGATTTCGTCAATGCCGCCGCCGATTCCCTTGCCGAACTGTGCGCCGACACCGGGCTGACGGCGCTGCTTTCGGTGTGGGGCAACAACGGGGCGACCGTGGTGCGCTGGGAGCGCGCCGCTTCTCCGACCGTCACCTCGATGGGGCTGGGCACGACGCTGCCGCTCCTGACCTCGGCCACCGGGCGCGCGTTTCTCGCCTGGGCGCCGCCCAACACGGTGCTGGCCCTGCGCGAGAGCGAGGTGCGCCGGATCAAGCGCAATCCGCAGCTCCAGATGGATTTCGACGTCAGCGCGCAGGGCATCGCCGCGATGATCGAAGGCATCCGCAAGGACGGCTTCGCCTCGGTCGACGGCCGGTTCATCCCGGGCCTGGTCGCTGCCGCCGCGCCGATCCTCGACTGGCAGGGCGAGGCGCAGGCGGTGGTGACGCTGGTCGGCACCGACCCGTGCCTGACCAATCCCGGCTCTGGAAAGCTCGAGGCGCTGATGGCCTATTGCCGCGAGCGCTCGATCGTCGCCCAAGGCGAGGGGTCTTCCGGCCAGCGGTGA